The following are encoded together in the Terriglobia bacterium genome:
- a CDS encoding CDP-alcohol phosphatidyltransferase family protein, giving the protein MRSTIVRVGFKQEKRVQESFSAAGERKALNWLATRLPAWVNSDRLTVLGSLGMMLGGGSYALARWHAWGLLGATFFLAVNWFGDSLDGTLARLRHCQRPRYGFYVDHLLDSFGALFLMAGLALSGYVNPWIAMGMLVAFLLLSIEVYLTTYTLGSFRLSYGRLGPTEMRMALALGNLALFFRGNPRVLGGRFLLLDVGGIIGIAGMTIVLLISAATHIAQLYREERLP; this is encoded by the coding sequence ATGCGTTCCACCATCGTGCGCGTTGGGTTCAAACAGGAGAAGCGGGTGCAAGAGAGTTTCTCGGCGGCCGGCGAGCGCAAGGCGTTGAACTGGCTGGCGACGCGGCTGCCGGCGTGGGTGAACTCAGACCGCCTCACGGTGCTGGGCTCGCTCGGGATGATGCTGGGGGGCGGTTCGTACGCGCTGGCGCGCTGGCATGCCTGGGGACTGCTGGGCGCCACCTTCTTTCTCGCCGTCAACTGGTTCGGTGACAGCCTGGACGGCACGCTTGCCCGCCTGCGCCATTGCCAGCGGCCGCGCTACGGCTTCTACGTCGACCACCTGCTCGACAGCTTCGGCGCGCTGTTCTTGATGGCGGGGCTGGCGCTCTCCGGCTACGTCAATCCGTGGATCGCCATGGGCATGTTGGTCGCCTTTCTGCTGCTTTCCATCGAGGTTTATCTGACGACCTACACGCTGGGTTCGTTCCGGCTTTCGTATGGCAGGCTTGGCCCCACGGAAATGCGCATGGCGCTCGCCCTCGGCAACCTCGCGCTCTTCTTCCGCGGCAACCCTCGCGTGCTCGGCGGACGATTTCTGCTGTTGGACGTCGGCGGCATCATTGGAATTGCCGGCATGACGATCGTGCTGCTGATATCTGCCGCAACTCATATCGCGCAGCTCTACCGCGAGGAGCGCCTGCCATGA
- a CDS encoding GtrA family protein yields the protein MKKRSLVDGHWSIAGRRGELPGTRRRLGRFSLVGALGIAVQLGVLALLRRAGMDYLIATVLAVEAAILHNFVWHERYTWRDRGVVSGWESLARLVRFHLTNGAVSLAGNAVAMRWLVGELHLPVIAANLIAITTCWLLNFVLSDRVVFTRCES from the coding sequence ATGAAGAAGCGGTCGCTGGTCGATGGTCATTGGTCGATAGCCGGCAGGCGAGGTGAACTGCCCGGCACCCGTCGGCGATTGGGGCGGTTCAGCCTGGTCGGCGCCCTGGGCATCGCTGTGCAGCTCGGCGTGCTGGCATTGCTGCGGCGCGCGGGCATGGATTACCTGATCGCCACCGTGCTGGCGGTCGAGGCCGCCATCCTGCATAACTTCGTCTGGCACGAGCGCTATACCTGGCGCGACCGCGGCGTTGTGTCCGGGTGGGAATCGCTTGCGCGGCTGGTGCGTTTTCACCTGACCAACGGGGCGGTTTCGCTGGCGGGCAACGCGGTGGCGATGCGATGGCTGGTCGGCGAACTGCACTTGCCCGTAATCGCAGCAAACCTGATTGCCATCACGACATGCTGGCTGCTGAACTTCGTGCTCAGCGATCGCGTGGTGTTCACGCGCTGCGAGAGTTAG
- a CDS encoding carbohydrate binding family 9 domain-containing protein yields the protein MLRVALITAVILLAAGGGWAQLRPTSAPPASVRIPRLNSGPKLEDYLAMKANSEWEGKLAKVDDFRQWRPNDGAPSTQKTVAYLGYDDKTLYIIFVCFDSNPNAIRAHLSARDQGFSDDFVDVWLDTFHDHHRMYEFLVNPLGVQADGIDDETNNNEDFTFDTVWDSRGKLTDRGYVVWIAIPFKSLRFANADVQTWGILLQRDITRNAEKTFWPRCTQNVVGLASQSADLGGIENISPGRNMQFIPYGLLRSFRGLDLRDPSAPQFTAKTAKVDGGVDSKFILKKSLVLDFTIEPDFSQIESDQPQVTVSQRFEVFFPEKRPFFLENASYFATPINLFFTRRIANPQFGARLTGRLGRFSIGALAADDRSPGLIVPDNDPLAGKRAQFAIVRAARDILRDSTLGVIYTDREFDGAFNRVGGVDGRIRLSKTVITSFQAVESATRNTDGSYLAGPAFEFDLAKSSHALNADLHYTGRSDGFRTLSGFDPQPDIHTINEDVNYTWWPKKSRYVLNYGTDLNSYQIRDREGNTINWGVEPQFYIEFHRQTRINYGYATEAETLRPRDFSVLARNVDFLRHTNVVQFRSAPLPQVSFSIDYRWGRRVNYAPAVAAPPYLARRNGVDLEMTLHPVNRLQVDNSYLWFRLGGVESRLPAFNNHILRSKWNYQFTRELSARVILQYNSILANPLWTSLAPAKTMNADFLISYLLHPGTAIYAGYNSNAENIDRLLALGPDGNLRRTRSSFINDNREFFVKVSYLLRF from the coding sequence ATGCTTCGCGTAGCCCTGATCACCGCGGTCATCCTGCTGGCGGCAGGCGGCGGATGGGCGCAACTGCGTCCGACCTCGGCGCCTCCCGCGTCGGTGCGCATTCCGCGGCTGAACTCGGGTCCCAAGCTGGAAGACTACCTTGCCATGAAAGCCAATTCAGAATGGGAAGGAAAGCTGGCGAAGGTGGATGACTTTCGCCAGTGGCGCCCCAACGACGGCGCGCCTTCCACGCAGAAAACCGTCGCTTATCTTGGCTACGACGATAAGACCCTGTACATCATCTTCGTCTGCTTCGATTCCAATCCCAACGCCATCCGCGCCCACCTCAGCGCGCGCGACCAGGGCTTCAGCGATGATTTCGTCGATGTCTGGCTGGACACCTTCCATGACCACCACAGGATGTATGAATTTCTGGTGAACCCGCTGGGCGTGCAGGCAGATGGCATCGACGATGAGACCAATAACAACGAGGACTTTACCTTCGACACGGTCTGGGACTCGCGCGGCAAGCTCACCGACCGGGGCTACGTGGTTTGGATTGCCATCCCGTTCAAGAGCCTGCGCTTTGCCAACGCAGACGTGCAGACTTGGGGTATCCTGCTGCAGCGCGACATCACGCGCAACGCCGAGAAAACCTTCTGGCCGCGCTGCACGCAAAACGTTGTCGGTCTGGCCAGCCAATCCGCCGATCTGGGCGGAATCGAAAACATCTCGCCCGGGCGCAACATGCAATTCATCCCCTACGGGCTGTTGCGCTCGTTCCGCGGCCTCGACCTGCGCGATCCCAGCGCACCACAATTTACTGCGAAAACGGCCAAGGTGGATGGCGGCGTGGATTCCAAGTTCATCCTGAAGAAAAGCCTGGTGCTGGACTTCACGATCGAACCTGATTTCAGCCAGATTGAATCCGACCAGCCGCAAGTTACGGTCAGCCAGCGCTTCGAAGTATTCTTCCCGGAGAAGCGCCCGTTCTTCCTGGAAAACGCCAGCTATTTCGCTACGCCGATCAACCTGTTCTTTACGCGGCGCATCGCCAACCCGCAGTTCGGGGCGCGGTTGACCGGCCGCCTGGGGCGCTTCTCGATCGGAGCGCTGGCGGCCGACGATCGCTCGCCGGGCCTGATTGTGCCCGATAACGATCCGCTCGCCGGCAAGCGCGCGCAGTTCGCGATTGTGCGCGCCGCCCGCGACATATTGCGGGATTCCACACTGGGCGTGATCTACACCGACCGCGAGTTCGATGGCGCCTTCAACCGCGTTGGCGGCGTGGACGGCCGCATTCGCCTCAGCAAGACGGTGATCACCAGCTTCCAAGCGGTCGAGAGCGCCACGCGCAATACCGACGGCAGCTACCTGGCCGGTCCGGCGTTCGAGTTCGACCTCGCCAAGAGCAGCCACGCGCTGAATGCCGACCTGCATTACACCGGGCGCAGCGACGGTTTCCGCACACTCTCCGGCTTCGATCCGCAGCCCGACATTCACACTATCAACGAAGACGTGAATTACACCTGGTGGCCGAAGAAGAGCCGGTATGTGCTGAACTACGGGACAGACCTGAACTCGTACCAGATCCGCGACCGCGAAGGGAACACGATCAATTGGGGAGTCGAGCCGCAGTTCTACATCGAGTTTCATCGCCAGACGCGCATCAATTACGGTTACGCGACCGAGGCGGAGACACTGCGCCCGCGCGATTTCAGCGTGCTCGCGCGCAACGTCGATTTTCTGCGGCACACCAACGTCGTGCAGTTTCGGAGCGCGCCGCTGCCGCAGGTTTCGTTCTCGATTGATTACCGCTGGGGGCGCCGCGTCAATTATGCGCCCGCCGTCGCCGCGCCGCCGTACCTGGCGCGACGCAATGGAGTTGACCTGGAGATGACGCTGCATCCGGTCAACCGGCTGCAGGTTGACAACTCGTACCTATGGTTCCGACTGGGCGGCGTGGAGTCAAGGCTGCCCGCGTTCAATAACCACATCCTCCGCTCGAAGTGGAATTACCAGTTCACGCGCGAGCTGTCGGCCAGGGTCATCCTGCAGTACAACTCGATCCTCGCCAATCCGCTGTGGACCTCGCTGGCCCCGGCCAAGACCATGAATGCCGATTTCCTGATCTCCTATCTGCTGCACCCGGGCACGGCGATTTATGCGGGCTATAACAGCAACGCGGAAAATATCGACCGCTTACTGGCGCTCGGCCCGGACGGCAACCTGCGGCGCACGCGCAGTTCGTTCATCAACGACAATCGTGAGTTTTTTGTGAAGGTGTCGTATTTGTTGAGGTTCTGA